From Halapricum desulfuricans, a single genomic window includes:
- a CDS encoding DUF2110 family protein, translating into MVVLATKCYVAGDARQRALDSLSAQVGNLLGELDVTYDVGIRDDDFPSVTVKGDDKTVAQNLLREEFGEITPHLTPGEVHVGTLERWDDDGFYLDAGREVHVPASELDLGPGSPEQIRTRFGLVQHLPLRFVPREDEPARLADAERDRLYEWTRGNGRVNVNSATRAEVRATVNRAGHAQDIVTVERLGLLEQSIVCTEDTDPPGLLSSIGSYLSAELLAVVP; encoded by the coding sequence ATGGTCGTCCTTGCAACCAAGTGTTACGTCGCCGGCGATGCCCGCCAACGAGCGCTGGACTCGCTGTCCGCACAGGTCGGGAACCTGCTGGGCGAACTCGACGTGACCTACGACGTCGGTATTCGCGACGACGACTTCCCGTCGGTGACCGTCAAGGGAGACGACAAAACGGTCGCTCAGAACCTCCTGCGTGAGGAGTTCGGCGAGATCACGCCACACCTCACTCCGGGCGAGGTACACGTCGGCACGCTCGAACGCTGGGACGACGACGGGTTCTACCTCGACGCCGGCCGAGAGGTCCACGTCCCGGCTTCGGAACTGGATCTCGGACCCGGATCGCCCGAGCAGATCCGGACGCGGTTCGGCCTCGTCCAGCATCTCCCGCTGCGGTTCGTCCCCCGGGAAGACGAGCCGGCACGGCTGGCCGACGCGGAGCGAGACCGCCTCTACGAGTGGACGCGCGGCAACGGCCGGGTCAACGTCAACAGCGCGACCCGGGCGGAGGTCCGGGCGACGGTCAACCGCGCCGGCCACGCCCAGGATATCGTCACCGTCGAACGGCTCGGACTGCTCGAACAGAGTATCGTCTGCACGGAAGACACCGACCCACCGGGACTGCTCTCGAGTATCGGGTCGTATCTCTCCGCGGAGTTGCTCGCTGTCGTTCCATGA
- a CDS encoding DUF5803 family protein — protein sequence MNRRLLALIGLGVLLVLAGCLGGSGPSGEQLREDADYDWNTSANGTLQLGGDSYTAVYEIHNTSQLDLYQRDTFNNREPLPISALQFRYPNGTVVDASAFDISTNAERIRLEPPNRTGKIAYSVEQNGKAVQTATFVDGSYEVVLPPNTDVGVPILSNVAPGGYETETIDGQVHITWNDVDSDELVVEYYLERDLWLFGGLFVLLVSVGVGGGLYYWRQIRSLQDRREEVGLDVEDDDLDDRGPPPGMGR from the coding sequence ATGAACCGCCGGCTGCTCGCACTCATTGGACTGGGCGTCCTGCTCGTACTCGCGGGCTGTCTCGGCGGGTCCGGCCCGTCGGGCGAACAGCTCCGGGAGGACGCCGACTACGACTGGAACACGAGCGCCAACGGGACGCTCCAGCTAGGTGGGGACAGCTACACGGCCGTCTACGAGATCCACAACACCTCGCAGCTGGATCTTTACCAGCGAGACACGTTCAACAACCGCGAACCGCTCCCGATCAGTGCGTTGCAGTTCCGCTATCCCAACGGGACGGTCGTCGACGCGTCGGCGTTCGACATCTCGACCAACGCCGAGCGGATTCGGCTGGAACCACCCAACCGCACTGGCAAGATCGCATACTCGGTCGAACAAAACGGCAAAGCCGTCCAGACGGCGACGTTCGTCGATGGCAGTTACGAGGTCGTGCTCCCGCCGAACACCGATGTCGGCGTGCCGATCCTCTCGAACGTCGCCCCCGGCGGCTACGAGACCGAAACGATCGACGGGCAGGTCCACATCACCTGGAACGACGTCGATAGCGACGAGCTGGTCGTCGAGTACTATCTCGAACGGGACCTATGGTTGTTCGGCGGCCTGTTCGTGCTACTCGTGTCTGTCGGTGTCGGCGGCGGGCTCTACTACTGGCGACAGATCCGGTCGCTGCAGGACCGCCGCGAGGAGGTGGGCCTCGACGTCGAAGACGACGACCTTGACGACCGAGGACCGCCCCCCGGCATGGGCCGATAA
- a CDS encoding competence/damage-inducible protein A gives MRVALVSVGDELLAGDTVNTNAAWLARQLTDRGVTVERVTAVPDRREDIARVVNEYRAEYDAVLVTGGIGPTHDDVTMEAVAAAVGQPMEASDAALEYIETQRGYAREDLTDGTAGIPAGGTFIPNPEGVAPGCHVENIYVLPGVPEEMRGMFGEIADQFSGTVQHVERVTVDEPESALLDRIEELRGRFDVTIGVYPGEYVRVKLSGPDSVTVESAASWLRERVEAPDDQSR, from the coding sequence ATGCGCGTCGCGCTGGTGTCCGTCGGTGACGAGTTGCTGGCCGGCGACACCGTCAACACGAACGCCGCGTGGCTCGCCCGCCAGCTGACTGATCGTGGTGTCACCGTCGAGCGTGTCACGGCCGTCCCGGATCGTCGCGAGGACATCGCGAGAGTCGTCAACGAATACCGTGCCGAGTACGATGCCGTGCTGGTCACCGGCGGAATCGGTCCCACACACGACGACGTGACGATGGAGGCCGTCGCGGCGGCTGTCGGTCAGCCGATGGAGGCGAGCGACGCGGCCCTGGAGTACATCGAGACCCAGCGCGGGTACGCTCGCGAGGATCTGACCGACGGCACGGCCGGGATCCCGGCCGGCGGCACGTTCATACCGAACCCGGAGGGCGTTGCCCCGGGCTGTCACGTCGAGAATATCTACGTGTTGCCGGGCGTACCCGAGGAGATGCGCGGCATGTTCGGCGAGATCGCCGACCAGTTCAGCGGAACGGTCCAGCACGTCGAGCGTGTCACTGTTGACGAGCCCGAAAGTGCGCTCCTCGATCGAATCGAGGAGCTCCGCGGGCGGTTCGACGTCACTATCGGCGTCTATCCCGGCGAGTACGTCAGGGTGAAGCTGTCCGGCCCCGACAGTGTGACAGTCGAGAGCGCCGCATCGTGGCTCCGCGAGCGCGTCGAGGCGCCGGACGATCAATCGAGATAG
- a CDS encoding ATP-NAD kinase family protein produces MRTIGFVVNPIAGMGGRVGLKGTDDRLQQARDRGAQPRAPERARQALDAMAASGVEITLVTYAGIMGESVAREAGFDPVVLGAPDAGRDATIGETVADDTRAAVRSFLDRGVDLIVFVGGDGTAVDVAEALDGADVPIFGVPAGVKVYSSVFGVTPRAAGRIAATFDTVTEGEVNDIDEDAYREGQVRSELYAVVTVPRADQRQSSKQLAGGTVEAVAEGVAEDVREGATYVFGPGSTVGAIESALGLDGSPLGVDVWRDGELLVEDARESEILDTLGEDNVIVVSPIGGQGFVFGRGNQQLSPAVIRRCEIEIVASRRKVDQLGVLRVDTGDADLDEQLRGWQRVRVGRFERRLMEIV; encoded by the coding sequence ATGCGCACGATCGGGTTCGTCGTCAATCCTATCGCCGGTATGGGCGGGCGCGTGGGACTGAAAGGCACTGACGACAGGCTACAGCAGGCCCGCGATCGCGGCGCACAGCCGCGCGCGCCGGAGCGCGCCCGCCAAGCCCTCGACGCGATGGCGGCAAGCGGCGTCGAGATCACGCTCGTCACCTACGCCGGGATCATGGGCGAGTCGGTCGCCCGCGAGGCGGGGTTCGACCCGGTCGTCCTCGGTGCACCCGACGCTGGCCGCGATGCCACCATCGGCGAGACGGTGGCTGACGATACGCGCGCAGCCGTGCGATCGTTCCTCGATCGGGGTGTCGATCTGATCGTCTTCGTCGGCGGCGACGGGACGGCCGTCGATGTCGCCGAAGCCCTCGACGGCGCAGACGTGCCGATTTTCGGCGTACCCGCCGGCGTCAAGGTCTACTCGTCGGTCTTCGGCGTGACACCGCGGGCCGCCGGACGGATCGCCGCGACGTTCGACACAGTCACCGAGGGCGAGGTCAACGACATCGATGAGGACGCGTACCGAGAAGGACAGGTCCGCTCCGAGTTGTACGCCGTCGTGACCGTCCCACGGGCGGACCAGCGCCAGTCGAGCAAGCAACTCGCCGGCGGCACGGTCGAAGCCGTCGCCGAAGGGGTCGCCGAAGACGTTCGCGAGGGTGCGACGTACGTGTTCGGCCCCGGCAGCACGGTCGGTGCGATCGAGTCGGCACTGGGACTGGACGGATCGCCGCTGGGCGTCGACGTCTGGCGTGACGGCGAGTTGCTGGTCGAGGACGCGCGTGAAAGCGAGATCCTCGACACGCTGGGTGAGGACAACGTGATCGTCGTCTCGCCCATCGGTGGACAGGGGTTCGTGTTCGGCCGCGGGAACCAGCAGCTCTCACCCGCGGTGATCCGCCGGTGCGAGATCGAGATCGTCGCTTCGCGCCGGAAAGTCGACCAGCTGGGCGTCCTCCGGGTCGACACCGGCGACGCCGACCTGGACGAACAGCTACGGGGCTGGCAACGCGTCCGCGTCGGCCGGTTCGAGCGCCGGCTCATGGAGATCGTGTGA